The DNA segment CACATGGCATAACTCTTTCAATTCACACTCCACCATTTCGGCAAAGCTGGCTAGCAACTCTCTGCTTTCACTGTCAAAGCTGCGCGGCTTATCATCAATAATACACAGGGTACCCAGCTTATGCCCTTGGCTAGAGCTTAATGGGCAACCCGCATAAAAACGTATATTGGGCGGACCCGTGACTAAAGGGTTGTCGCTAAAACGCTCATCTTCCAGCGCATTCTCAACCACAAAAACAGCGTCGCCCAAAATGGCATGGCCACAAAAAGAGATATCCCTAGAGGTTTGCTCAG comes from the Dasania marina DSM 21967 genome and includes:
- a CDS encoding GAF domain-containing protein, yielding MKTPDSPDNEAQRLLDLVAHNILDTKADERFDRIARLAQRTFNVPIALVSIVDKDRQWFKSRCGLDAEQTSRDISFCGHAILGDAVFVVENALEDERFSDNPLVTGPPNIRFYAGCPLSSSQGHKLGTLCIIDDKPRSFDSESRELLASFAEMVECELKELCHV